A window of the Branchiibius hedensis genome harbors these coding sequences:
- a CDS encoding MurT ligase domain-containing protein, protein MTGMRHALAISVGKAARWATMRRGGGSAAPGLVAERIDPGFLRATLGDLPYGVVVVSGTNGKTTTTKIVVELLQSQGLRVFTNRTGSNFSRGVVASLLGEVDRRGRLAADIAVLELDEAHAISFIAAVPPRYSLLLNVMRDQLDRFGEIDHTARLLHKIAAATQDTVVVNGDDPRIGVPAFAADLTATVRTFDTDPSLHRLFPSDDALYSDTAEDLPTAPTGPPIDADDTRLVSIEDHTAVFGFAGQAHTVQLQLEGVHNYLNAAAAIGLTRAVVGDRLDTPALLRALAAVKPAFGRGETIMVDGQPVELVLVKNPAGFRLSLASFDPTGVATMIVINDDYADGRDVSWLWDVGFERLRDSGVAMVSGHRCWDMALRLHYDQVGFEAVQEERKPALDAFLAAHPEGRKRIFVTYTVMLQIRDLLGERAYVEARVS, encoded by the coding sequence ATGACCGGCATGCGCCATGCCCTCGCCATCAGCGTCGGCAAGGCAGCCCGTTGGGCCACCATGCGCCGCGGCGGTGGTTCGGCCGCGCCGGGCCTGGTGGCCGAGCGGATCGATCCGGGCTTCCTGCGGGCGACCCTCGGGGATCTGCCGTACGGCGTGGTGGTGGTCAGCGGGACCAACGGCAAGACGACGACCACCAAGATCGTCGTCGAACTCCTGCAGAGCCAGGGCCTGCGGGTCTTCACCAACCGCACCGGAAGCAACTTCTCCCGCGGCGTTGTCGCATCGTTGCTCGGCGAGGTCGACCGACGTGGGCGTCTCGCCGCCGACATCGCCGTGCTGGAGTTGGACGAGGCGCACGCGATCTCCTTCATCGCCGCCGTCCCGCCGCGGTACAGCCTGCTGTTGAACGTCATGCGCGACCAACTCGACCGCTTCGGCGAGATCGACCACACCGCAAGGCTGTTGCACAAGATCGCGGCCGCCACGCAGGACACGGTGGTGGTGAACGGCGATGACCCGCGCATCGGCGTACCTGCGTTTGCGGCCGACCTGACCGCGACGGTCCGCACCTTCGACACCGACCCGTCCCTGCACCGGCTCTTCCCCAGCGACGACGCGCTCTATTCCGACACCGCTGAAGACCTGCCGACGGCACCCACCGGGCCGCCGATCGACGCGGACGACACCCGTCTGGTCAGCATCGAGGACCACACCGCCGTCTTCGGATTCGCCGGGCAGGCGCACACGGTCCAGTTGCAACTGGAAGGCGTGCACAACTACCTCAACGCGGCTGCGGCGATCGGGCTGACCCGCGCCGTGGTCGGCGACCGGCTGGACACCCCGGCCCTGCTGCGCGCGCTGGCCGCGGTCAAACCGGCGTTCGGCCGGGGCGAGACCATCATGGTCGACGGTCAACCGGTGGAACTCGTGCTGGTGAAGAACCCTGCCGGTTTCCGGCTCAGCCTGGCCTCCTTCGACCCGACGGGTGTCGCCACCATGATCGTGATCAACGACGACTACGCCGACGGCCGCGATGTCAGCTGGCTGTGGGACGTCGGGTTCGAACGGCTGCGGGACAGCGGTGTGGCGATGGTCAGCGGCCATCGCTGCTGGGACATGGCACTGCGATTGCATTACGACCAGGTCGGATTCGAAGCAGTGCAGGAAGAACGCAAGCCTGCTCTGGACGCCTTCCTCGCCGCCCACCCCGAAGGCCGCAAACGGATCTTCGTGACCTACACCGTGATGCTGCAGATCCGTGACCTGCTCGGCGAGCGCGCCTACGTGGAGGCGCGAGTCTCATGA
- a CDS encoding TerC family protein yields MDLLTSPDAWLAFATLFALELVLGIDNVVFISILVGRLPESQRQRARIVGLSLAMVMRIILLFFASWIVGLTDPIWSPGDGRFEFSGRDLILIAGGLFLVYKAVSEIHHKLEGEFEDEEATAGVTSTFGRVIIQILLIDAVFSLDSVITAVGMVDELAIMIAAVILSIGLMMIIAARISDFVNAHPTVKMLALAFLVLIGTTLIAEGFDYHISKPLIYGPIAFAIGVESLNLIYARNVAKRRSLRRPPPVHLISKYEETSQSTSDVHPS; encoded by the coding sequence ATGGACTTGCTGACAAGCCCAGACGCCTGGCTGGCCTTCGCGACCCTATTCGCCCTCGAGTTGGTGCTCGGCATCGACAACGTCGTCTTCATCTCGATCCTGGTGGGCCGGCTCCCGGAGAGCCAGCGGCAGCGCGCCCGGATCGTCGGGTTGTCGCTGGCGATGGTCATGCGCATCATCCTGCTGTTCTTCGCCTCGTGGATCGTCGGACTCACCGACCCGATCTGGTCCCCCGGGGACGGCCGCTTCGAATTCAGTGGTCGGGACCTGATCCTGATCGCCGGTGGCCTCTTCCTGGTCTACAAGGCGGTCAGTGAGATCCACCACAAACTGGAAGGTGAGTTCGAGGACGAGGAGGCCACGGCGGGGGTCACCTCGACGTTCGGCCGCGTGATCATCCAGATCCTGCTGATCGACGCGGTCTTCTCGTTGGACTCGGTCATCACCGCCGTCGGCATGGTCGACGAACTCGCGATCATGATCGCCGCCGTCATCTTGTCGATCGGCCTGATGATGATCATCGCCGCGCGGATCAGCGACTTCGTCAACGCCCACCCCACCGTCAAGATGCTGGCGCTGGCGTTCCTGGTGCTGATCGGGACCACCTTGATCGCGGAGGGCTTCGACTATCACATCAGCAAGCCGCTGATCTACGGCCCGATCGCGTTCGCCATCGGTGTGGAGTCGCTGAACCTGATCTACGCCCGCAACGTGGCCAAACGCCGTTCGCTGCGACGACCGCCGCCGGTGCACCTGATCTCCAAATACGAGGAGACCTCGCAGTCCACCTCCGACGTGCATCCTTCGTGA